A stretch of Mus musculus strain C57BL/6J chromosome 19, GRCm38.p6 C57BL/6J DNA encodes these proteins:
- the Lipm gene encoding lipase member M isoform X2 encodes MHFISSELFSTHGDKFFSLTGFIAFSTMPELAHKIKMYFALAPIATVKYARSPGTKFLLLPDMMIKVLFGRQEFLYQTRFFRQLFIYLCGQMILDQICSNIILLLGGFNTNNMNMSRANVYVAHTPAGTSVQNILHWSQAVNSGELRAFDWGSETKNQEKCNQPTPIRYKVRDMMVPTAMWTGGQDWLSNPDDVKTLLSEVTNLIYHKNIPEWAHVDFIWGLDAPQRVYNEIIHLMKQEPNLPQGTCRVKL; translated from the exons ATGCATTTTATAAGTTCTGAACTATTTAGTACCCACGGTGATAAATTTTTCTCTCTTACAGGCTTTATTGCATTTTCCACAATGCCAGAGCTAGCTCATAAAATCAAAATGTATTTTGCCTTAGCTCCTATAGCCACTGTTAAATATGCAAGAAGTCCTGGTACCAAATTTCTGCTGCTGCCAGATATGATGATCAAG GTATTATTTGGCAGACAAGAGTTTTTATACCAGACTAGATTTTTCAGACAGCTTTTTATTTACCTTTGTGGCCAGATGATTCTTGACCAAATCTGCAGCAACATCATCTTACTCCTGGGAGGTTTTAACACAAACAATATGAACATG AGCAGAGCAAATGTGTATGTCGCCCATACACCTGCTGGAACGTCTGTGCAGAACATTCTCCACTGGAGCCAG gcCGTGAATTCTGGGGAACTTCGTGCCTTTGACTGGGGAAGTGAGACCAAAAATCAGGAGAAATGTAATCAG CCAACTCCTATAAGGTACAAAGTTCGAGATATGATGGTCCCAACAGCAATGTGGACTGGAGGTCAAGACTGGCTTTCAAATCCAGATGATGTGAAAACATTACTTTCTGAAGTAACCAACCTCATCTACCACAAGAACATTCCTGAGTGGGCTCATGTGGATTTCATCTGGGGGCTGGATGCCCCTCAGCGTGTTTACAATGAAATTATACATCTGATGAAGCAGGAGCCCAACCTTCCCCAGGGAACCTGCAGGGTCAAATTGTGA
- the Lipm gene encoding lipase member M isoform X3, whose product MGFIAFSTMPELAHKIKMYFALAPIATVKYARSPGTKFLLLPDMMIKVLFGRQEFLYQTRFFRQLFIYLCGQMILDQICSNIILLLGGFNTNNMNMSRANVYVAHTPAGTSVQNILHWSQAVNSGELRAFDWGSETKNQEKCNQPTPIRYKVRDMMVPTAMWTGGQDWLSNPDDVKTLLSEVTNLIYHKNIPEWAHVDFIWGLDAPQRVYNEIIHLMKQEPNLPQGTCRVKL is encoded by the exons GCTTTATTGCATTTTCCACAATGCCAGAGCTAGCTCATAAAATCAAAATGTATTTTGCCTTAGCTCCTATAGCCACTGTTAAATATGCAAGAAGTCCTGGTACCAAATTTCTGCTGCTGCCAGATATGATGATCAAG GTATTATTTGGCAGACAAGAGTTTTTATACCAGACTAGATTTTTCAGACAGCTTTTTATTTACCTTTGTGGCCAGATGATTCTTGACCAAATCTGCAGCAACATCATCTTACTCCTGGGAGGTTTTAACACAAACAATATGAACATG AGCAGAGCAAATGTGTATGTCGCCCATACACCTGCTGGAACGTCTGTGCAGAACATTCTCCACTGGAGCCAG gcCGTGAATTCTGGGGAACTTCGTGCCTTTGACTGGGGAAGTGAGACCAAAAATCAGGAGAAATGTAATCAG CCAACTCCTATAAGGTACAAAGTTCGAGATATGATGGTCCCAACAGCAATGTGGACTGGAGGTCAAGACTGGCTTTCAAATCCAGATGATGTGAAAACATTACTTTCTGAAGTAACCAACCTCATCTACCACAAGAACATTCCTGAGTGGGCTCATGTGGATTTCATCTGGGGGCTGGATGCCCCTCAGCGTGTTTACAATGAAATTATACATCTGATGAAGCAGGAGCCCAACCTTCCCCAGGGAACCTGCAGGGTCAAATTGTGA